One Pyrococcus furiosus DSM 3638 genomic region harbors:
- a CDS encoding DNA-directed RNA polymerase subunit K: protein MFKYTRFEKARIIGARALQISMGAPVLIDVPPGITPLEAAILEFEKGVIPITVIRPS, encoded by the coding sequence ATGTTCAAGTATACGAGGTTTGAGAAAGCTAGGATTATAGGAGCAAGAGCCCTTCAAATTTCCATGGGAGCACCCGTCCTCATAGACGTGCCTCCGGGAATAACACCGCTTGAAGCAGCTATCTTGGAGTTTGAAAAGGGTGTAATCCCAATAACAGTAATCAGACCGAGCTGA
- a CDS encoding ABC transporter ATP-binding protein, protein MSSSLSQLRRLLGYLRNHKLEFLTGIILVVFMSYASSVIPILIKEAIDKGISTKNYEFALRYSLIILGVAVLQGAFSFTARYLLVKSAQHAVYDLRMDAFRAIQRHNIEFFDKTYSGQLISRITNDTERITRFLSFRIRMFVYSMFLIAMSLYYMSRMSGILSAVAFVTIIIVVLINTTYAKKVRPIYDKVRHQTGVIASVATASISGIKTIKALAAERFIQGKFSNENEKLYKFNIDATRITAIYGNASFLVLGLAMGTMVYYGGKGIIEGLLTVGELAAFLTYMLTLMWPLRALGFTIGDIQRSLAAASRLFEIIDSAPKSIDPPDAVEIKNPKGKIEFKDVWFTYHTGKTVLKGINLTINSGEKVLITGPPGSGKSTILKLIARFYEPTKGQILIDDIDIRKIKTENLRKIVAYVPQEPFIFNRTIRENIALAKPHAEINEIIKAAKIAKIHDFISTLPNGYETIVGEKGVTLSGGQRQRIALARALLLEPKIILLDDPVSNLDAKTEKELVEDLKDILKDKTAIIVSQRLSLAKIVDRVVVMKDGNIVEEGSPEELAKKGGLFSEMLASMKGEKNGE, encoded by the coding sequence ATGTCCAGCTCACTATCCCAGTTAAGGAGACTGCTTGGGTACCTAAGAAACCACAAACTGGAATTCTTAACTGGCATTATATTAGTTGTATTCATGTCCTATGCAAGCAGTGTAATCCCCATCCTTATAAAAGAGGCAATAGACAAGGGGATCTCAACTAAAAACTATGAATTTGCCCTAAGATATAGTCTCATAATTTTGGGAGTTGCCGTTTTGCAAGGAGCTTTTAGCTTCACTGCACGTTATTTACTTGTAAAATCCGCGCAACACGCTGTTTATGACCTTAGAATGGATGCCTTTAGAGCCATACAGAGGCATAACATTGAGTTCTTTGACAAAACGTATTCTGGGCAACTAATAAGTAGAATAACTAACGATACAGAGAGAATAACGAGATTCCTATCCTTTAGAATTAGGATGTTCGTTTACTCTATGTTCCTCATAGCAATGTCCCTTTACTATATGAGCAGAATGAGTGGAATCTTATCAGCTGTAGCCTTTGTAACAATTATCATTGTTGTCCTAATAAACACAACATATGCAAAAAAAGTAAGGCCAATTTATGACAAGGTAAGGCATCAAACGGGAGTCATAGCTTCAGTAGCAACGGCCTCAATATCTGGTATAAAGACAATTAAGGCCCTAGCCGCTGAAAGATTTATTCAGGGGAAATTCTCAAATGAAAATGAGAAATTATACAAGTTCAACATAGATGCCACAAGGATAACGGCAATCTATGGAAATGCGTCATTTCTTGTTTTAGGGCTTGCAATGGGAACTATGGTTTATTATGGAGGAAAAGGAATAATTGAAGGATTACTAACAGTGGGAGAACTTGCAGCTTTCTTGACATATATGCTAACATTAATGTGGCCACTGAGAGCTTTAGGATTTACAATAGGGGACATACAAAGGAGTTTAGCTGCAGCCTCCAGGCTCTTTGAGATAATTGATAGTGCACCAAAGTCTATCGATCCTCCAGATGCTGTAGAGATAAAGAATCCTAAAGGAAAAATCGAGTTCAAGGATGTCTGGTTTACTTATCACACTGGGAAAACAGTGCTAAAAGGAATAAATCTGACAATAAACTCAGGAGAGAAAGTTCTAATAACTGGACCTCCTGGGTCTGGTAAAAGTACAATCCTTAAACTTATTGCCAGATTTTACGAGCCCACCAAGGGGCAGATACTAATTGATGACATTGACATAAGGAAAATAAAAACAGAAAACTTGAGAAAAATCGTTGCCTACGTTCCCCAAGAGCCCTTCATATTTAACAGAACCATTAGAGAAAACATTGCATTGGCAAAGCCTCATGCCGAAATAAATGAAATTATTAAGGCTGCAAAAATAGCCAAAATCCACGACTTTATATCTACTCTTCCAAACGGTTACGAGACCATAGTTGGAGAAAAAGGAGTTACGCTCTCAGGCGGCCAGAGACAGAGAATTGCTTTAGCGAGAGCATTACTTTTAGAACCCAAGATTATACTTCTTGATGATCCCGTGTCGAACTTAGATGCCAAAACAGAAAAAGAGCTTGTTGAGGATCTAAAGGATATTCTTAAGGACAAGACCGCAATAATAGTCTCCCAACGTCTTTCTTTGGCAAAGATAGTTGATAGAGTTGTTGTTATGAAAGATGGAAACATCGTTGAGGAAGGCTCCCCCGAAGAATTGGCAAAGAAAGGAGGACTGTTCAGCGAGATGCTAGCAAGTATGAAGGGTGAGAAAAATGGAGAGTAA
- a CDS encoding 30S ribosomal protein S9, with amino-acid sequence MRIIQTTGKRKTAIARAVIREGKGRVRINGKPVEIIEPEIARFTILEPLILAGEEIWNSVDIDVKVEGGGFMGQAEAARMAIARALVEWTGDMSLKEKFMKYDRTMLVGDPRRTEPHKPNRSTKGPRAKRQKSYR; translated from the coding sequence ATGAGGATCATTCAAACTACTGGAAAGAGAAAGACTGCTATTGCTAGAGCTGTTATTAGAGAGGGGAAGGGAAGAGTTAGGATTAACGGTAAGCCTGTTGAGATTATCGAGCCAGAGATTGCAAGATTTACAATCTTAGAACCTTTAATCCTTGCAGGAGAAGAGATTTGGAACAGCGTTGACATAGATGTTAAGGTAGAAGGCGGAGGATTCATGGGACAAGCCGAAGCAGCAAGAATGGCAATTGCGAGAGCTCTTGTAGAGTGGACTGGGGACATGAGCCTTAAGGAGAAATTCATGAAGTACGATAGAACGATGCTTGTAGGAGATCCAAGAAGAACTGAACCTCACAAGCCAAACAGATCTACAAAGGGTCCAAGAGCTAAGAGACAGAAGAGTTATCGTTGA
- a CDS encoding DNA-directed RNA polymerase subunit D produces MAGIEVQILEKKEDSIKFVLKGVHVSFANALRRTILGEVPTFAVDEVEFYENDSALFDEIIAHRLAMIPLTTPVDRFELDALELDDYTVTLSLEAEGPGIVYSGDLKSDDPDVKPVNPNIPIVKLAEGQRLVFNAYAKLGRGKDHAKWQPGFVYYKYYTIVHISKSIPEWKELKKLAKKRGLPVEETEEEVLVTTIKPFYIPKDFEEYEGKEIWEEIVPNTYIFTVETNGELPVEEIVSIALKILMRKADRFISELQKLTS; encoded by the coding sequence ATGGCCGGAATTGAAGTTCAGATTCTTGAAAAAAAGGAAGATTCTATTAAGTTTGTCTTAAAGGGGGTTCATGTTTCGTTTGCAAATGCACTAAGAAGGACAATTTTAGGGGAAGTCCCAACATTTGCAGTTGATGAAGTAGAATTTTATGAAAACGACTCAGCACTTTTTGATGAAATCATTGCCCACAGATTAGCAATGATTCCACTAACTACTCCAGTTGATAGGTTTGAGTTGGACGCATTAGAACTTGATGATTACACGGTAACTCTCTCTCTAGAAGCTGAAGGCCCAGGGATTGTATATTCAGGTGATTTAAAGAGTGATGATCCGGATGTAAAACCTGTAAATCCAAACATTCCAATTGTAAAGCTCGCTGAGGGACAAAGACTTGTATTTAATGCCTATGCCAAGCTTGGTAGAGGAAAGGATCATGCTAAGTGGCAACCTGGATTTGTGTATTACAAGTACTACACTATCGTTCATATCAGCAAGTCAATCCCCGAATGGAAGGAGCTGAAAAAACTTGCAAAGAAAAGGGGTCTTCCTGTGGAAGAAACTGAGGAAGAAGTACTAGTGACAACAATAAAACCTTTCTACATACCAAAGGATTTCGAAGAGTATGAAGGTAAGGAAATCTGGGAGGAGATAGTGCCAAATACTTACATATTTACAGTTGAAACAAACGGAGAGCTCCCCGTAGAGGAAATAGTATCCATAGCTCTTAAAATCTTGATGAGAAAGGCCGATAGGTTTATAAGTGAACTTCAAAAATTGACCTCTTGA
- a CDS encoding 50S ribosomal protein L18e gives MKRTGPTDPNLRRLIRYLRKKSNEYGVKIWKDVAWRLERPRRQRAEVNVSKINRYANDGEMIVVPGSVLGAGKLEKKVIVAAWKFSETARRKIIEAGGEAITIEELIERNPTGSGVRIME, from the coding sequence ATGAAGAGAACAGGTCCAACTGATCCAAATCTTAGGAGGCTCATTAGATACCTTAGGAAAAAGTCAAATGAATATGGAGTCAAGATATGGAAAGACGTAGCTTGGAGGTTAGAAAGACCTAGAAGGCAGAGGGCAGAAGTTAATGTAAGTAAGATCAACAGATATGCCAACGACGGAGAAATGATCGTTGTTCCAGGAAGCGTTCTTGGAGCTGGAAAGCTAGAAAAGAAAGTTATCGTTGCAGCTTGGAAGTTCAGCGAAACAGCTAGAAGAAAGATCATTGAGGCTGGTGGGGAGGCTATAACAATTGAAGAGCTCATTGAAAGAAATCCGACTGGAAGTGGAGTAAGAATAATGGAGTGA
- a CDS encoding DNA-directed RNA polymerase subunit N has product MIVPVRCFTCGKVIGDKYYEFKRRVEAGEDPEKVLDDLGLERYCCRRMLLSHVELIDDIMHYRVY; this is encoded by the coding sequence GTGATTGTACCTGTTAGATGTTTCACATGTGGTAAGGTGATTGGAGATAAATACTATGAGTTTAAAAGAAGGGTAGAAGCTGGGGAAGATCCCGAAAAGGTCCTTGACGATTTGGGTTTAGAAAGGTACTGCTGTAGGAGAATGCTCCTAAGTCATGTAGAGCTAATTGATGACATAATGCATTACAGAGTGTATTGA
- a CDS encoding pyridoxal-phosphate dependent enzyme: MLRCTKCNRVYEEDLRIQCECEGTLLVERKYSSFAPQRRYFDMRRYLPYLPVNERFLPYLHPPVTPVSKVKNVIFKLEYLHPTGSFKDRGTYVTVAKLKELKIKEIVIDSSGNAAISMAVYSAFSNIRTHIFVSSNTRKEKLSLLSSFGAELHIVEGDRMKVHEEAVKYSRENNIPYLSHWLNPYFLEGTKTVAYEIYEQVGVPEYVVVPTGSGTLFIGIWKGFKELFEMGEISRLPKMIAVQAKGFESLCKRSNSEANVLADGIAIPNPPRKEEMFRIIKESNGSCISIGERVTRQALTELYRMGFIVEPTSAVAYAALKFFEDEGKSFVVPLTGSGLKLHSSF; this comes from the coding sequence TTGTTGAGATGTACAAAATGCAATAGAGTTTATGAAGAAGATTTGAGAATTCAGTGCGAGTGTGAAGGAACTCTGTTGGTTGAAAGAAAGTATTCATCCTTTGCTCCACAGAGAAGATATTTTGACATGAGAAGATATTTGCCCTATCTGCCTGTCAATGAGAGATTTCTCCCCTATCTCCATCCTCCTGTAACACCTGTTAGTAAAGTTAAAAATGTCATATTTAAGTTGGAGTATCTTCATCCCACGGGGTCTTTTAAGGACAGAGGAACTTATGTAACTGTTGCAAAACTTAAAGAGTTAAAAATTAAGGAGATTGTGATAGATAGTTCTGGGAATGCTGCTATTAGCATGGCAGTATACTCAGCGTTCTCCAACATTAGAACTCACATTTTTGTCTCATCTAATACTAGAAAGGAAAAACTCTCTTTGTTATCTTCATTTGGAGCAGAGCTTCATATAGTTGAAGGAGATAGAATGAAAGTTCATGAAGAAGCCGTTAAGTACTCAAGGGAAAACAACATTCCTTATCTCTCCCACTGGTTGAATCCATATTTTCTCGAGGGGACAAAAACAGTGGCATATGAAATCTATGAGCAGGTGGGAGTGCCTGAATATGTTGTAGTTCCAACAGGAAGTGGAACGCTCTTCATAGGAATATGGAAGGGATTTAAGGAGTTGTTTGAAATGGGGGAGATATCTAGGCTCCCCAAAATGATAGCTGTTCAAGCTAAAGGATTTGAAAGTTTGTGTAAAAGGAGTAATAGTGAGGCAAACGTCTTGGCTGATGGAATAGCTATACCTAATCCACCCAGGAAAGAGGAGATGTTTCGGATTATTAAAGAGTCAAATGGGTCGTGCATAAGTATTGGGGAAAGGGTGACTAGGCAAGCTCTTACTGAGCTCTATAGAATGGGATTTATCGTTGAACCTACGTCAGCGGTAGCATACGCGGCCCTTAAATTTTTTGAAGATGAGGGAAAATCCTTCGTAGTCCCACTTACCGGAAGTGGTCTTAAACTTCACAGTTCCTTCTGA
- the rpsB gene encoding 30S ribosomal protein S2: MADEYLVPLDQYLAAGVHIGTQQKTKDMKKFIYRVRQDGLYVLDVRKTDERLKVAGKFLAKFEPQSILAVSVRLYGQKPVKKFGEVTGARAIPGRFLPGTMTNPAVKNFFEPDVLIVTDPRADHQAMREAVEIGIPIVALVDTENLLSYVDLAIPTNNKGRKALALIYWILAREILYNRGEIQSREDFKIPVEEFEMKIVRR; the protein is encoded by the coding sequence ATGGCTGATGAGTATCTAGTTCCACTCGACCAGTATTTGGCTGCTGGAGTGCACATAGGAACACAGCAAAAAACCAAAGACATGAAGAAGTTTATCTACAGGGTAAGGCAAGATGGACTATACGTTTTAGACGTCAGGAAGACTGATGAAAGGCTAAAGGTTGCTGGAAAGTTCCTAGCAAAATTTGAGCCTCAGAGCATACTTGCAGTGAGTGTTAGACTCTATGGCCAAAAACCAGTCAAGAAGTTTGGTGAAGTTACCGGAGCTAGAGCGATTCCAGGAAGATTTCTTCCAGGAACGATGACCAACCCAGCAGTTAAAAACTTCTTTGAGCCAGATGTTCTAATTGTTACAGACCCAAGAGCTGATCACCAAGCTATGAGAGAAGCCGTTGAAATTGGTATCCCAATAGTGGCTCTAGTAGATACTGAAAATCTATTAAGCTATGTTGACCTTGCAATTCCTACAAATAACAAGGGAAGAAAAGCTTTGGCCTTAATTTATTGGATACTCGCAAGAGAAATTCTCTACAACAGAGGAGAGATACAGAGCAGGGAAGACTTCAAGATACCCGTTGAAGAATTCGAGATGAAGATCGTGAGAAGGTAA
- a CDS encoding class I SAM-dependent methyltransferase — MSHYYSETPGGPLKTKTIEVCIRGYCFKFITASGVFSFGKLDRGTELLIESMVLRPNWRVFDLGCGYGPIGIVASRFVEYVVMSDINRRAVSIARKNLKINNVTNAEVRWGNLYEPVKGEKFHSIITNPPIHAGKEILREIVINAPKYLHDGGMLQIVVKTKLGAKFIKSLMEDTFTEVVELAKGSGYRVYAGIA; from the coding sequence GTGAGCCACTACTATTCAGAAACTCCTGGTGGGCCGTTAAAGACAAAAACAATTGAAGTCTGCATTAGAGGGTATTGTTTTAAGTTTATAACTGCCAGCGGTGTTTTTTCCTTTGGAAAGCTTGATAGGGGGACTGAACTCTTAATAGAGAGTATGGTTCTAAGGCCTAACTGGAGAGTTTTTGATCTAGGATGTGGTTATGGGCCTATAGGTATTGTGGCCTCTCGATTTGTTGAGTACGTTGTCATGTCTGATATAAACAGGAGGGCTGTATCAATCGCAAGAAAAAATTTAAAAATTAACAATGTCACTAATGCCGAGGTTAGATGGGGAAATCTTTACGAGCCCGTTAAGGGAGAAAAATTCCACTCTATAATTACCAATCCCCCAATTCATGCAGGAAAGGAAATTTTGAGGGAAATAGTTATAAATGCTCCTAAATACCTTCACGATGGCGGCATGCTTCAGATAGTAGTTAAGACTAAATTGGGGGCAAAATTTATTAAATCCCTCATGGAGGACACCTTCACCGAAGTAGTTGAGTTAGCCAAAGGTTCGGGATATAGGGTGTATGCCGGGATAGCCTAG
- a CDS encoding 30S ribosomal protein S13 — translation MANFRHIVRVAGVDLDGNKQLRWALTAIKGIGINFATMVCRVAGLDPFMKAGYLTDEQVKKIEEILADPVAHGIPRWAVNRPKDYETGRDLHLITAKLDMAIREDIMRLRRIRAYRGIRHELGLPVRGQRTRSNFRRGQTVGVSRKKK, via the coding sequence ATGGCTAACTTTAGGCATATAGTTCGTGTGGCGGGAGTTGATTTAGACGGAAATAAGCAGTTAAGATGGGCGCTCACTGCTATTAAAGGAATAGGAATAAACTTCGCTACAATGGTCTGCAGAGTTGCAGGGTTAGACCCATTTATGAAGGCAGGATACTTGACTGATGAGCAAGTAAAGAAAATTGAAGAAATACTAGCTGACCCCGTAGCTCATGGAATTCCTAGGTGGGCAGTTAACAGGCCTAAGGACTATGAGACTGGTAGGGATCTACATCTCATCACTGCAAAACTTGACATGGCAATCAGAGAGGATATCATGAGACTCAGGAGAATTAGGGCATACCGTGGAATTAGACACGAGCTTGGTCTCCCAGTTAGAGGACAGAGAACTAGGTCTAACTTCAGAAGAGGTCAAACTGTCGGTGTTAGCAGGAAGAAGAAGTGA
- a CDS encoding 30S ribosomal protein S11 codes for MSEEQVNIKKKEKWGIAHIYSSFNNTIIHITDITGAETISRWSGGMVVKADRDEPSPYAAMLAARRAAEEALEKGIVGVHIRVRAPGGSKSKTPGPGAQAAIRALARAGLKIGRVEDVTPIPHDGTRPKGGRRGRRV; via the coding sequence ATGAGCGAGGAGCAAGTTAACATTAAGAAGAAGGAGAAGTGGGGAATTGCTCACATCTATTCAAGCTTCAACAACACGATTATTCATATTACTGACATAACAGGTGCTGAAACAATAAGCAGATGGAGCGGTGGTATGGTAGTTAAAGCTGACAGAGATGAGCCTTCTCCATACGCTGCAATGCTTGCGGCAAGGAGAGCAGCAGAAGAGGCCCTTGAAAAGGGAATTGTAGGCGTTCACATTAGAGTTAGAGCCCCAGGAGGAAGCAAGAGCAAGACTCCTGGACCTGGGGCACAGGCAGCAATTAGAGCTTTGGCTAGAGCAGGCTTGAAAATAGGTAGAGTTGAGGATGTTACTCCAATACCACACGATGGTACTAGGCCAAAGGGTGGTAGAAGAGGTAGGCGTGTCTGA
- a CDS encoding 30S ribosomal protein S4, translating to MGDPKRQRKKYETPPHPWIKERLDRERVLMDKYELKNKKELWKHETQLKNFRRRARRLLAARGKQAEIEREQLLARLKRLGLLPEDAVLDDVLSLTIEDILERRLQTIVYKKGLARTMRQARQLIVHGHIEVNGQIIRSPSYLVLKEEEDTITYARTSPFANPQHPERMMIEKAKQGGEA from the coding sequence ATGGGTGATCCTAAGAGGCAAAGGAAGAAGTATGAAACTCCACCACATCCGTGGATTAAGGAGAGGCTTGATAGAGAAAGAGTCCTTATGGATAAGTACGAGCTCAAGAACAAGAAGGAGCTTTGGAAGCACGAAACACAACTTAAGAACTTCAGAAGAAGGGCAAGAAGGTTGCTTGCTGCGAGAGGTAAGCAAGCTGAAATTGAGAGAGAGCAATTGCTTGCTAGGCTTAAGAGACTTGGTTTACTTCCAGAGGATGCAGTTCTTGATGATGTCCTCTCACTAACAATTGAGGACATTCTAGAGAGAAGACTTCAAACTATCGTATACAAGAAGGGACTTGCTAGAACCATGAGGCAAGCAAGACAGCTTATCGTTCACGGGCACATTGAAGTTAATGGCCAGATAATAAGGTCTCCAAGCTATCTCGTCCTTAAGGAAGAGGAAGACACAATAACATACGCGAGAACATCTCCGTTTGCTAACCCACAGCACCCGGAGAGAATGATGATAGAAAAGGCTAAGCAAGGTGGTGAGGCATGA
- the rplM gene encoding 50S ribosomal protein L13 codes for MRIINAEGLILGRLASKVAKMLLEGEEVVIVNAEKAVITGNRDVIFKKYKQRTELRTLTNPRRGPFYPKRSDEIVRRTIRGMLPWKTDRGRKAFKRLKVYVGIPKEFQGKELETIIEAHVSRLSRPKYVTVGEVAKFLGGKF; via the coding sequence ATGAGGATTATTAACGCTGAAGGTTTAATACTTGGAAGATTGGCATCAAAGGTTGCAAAGATGCTCCTTGAGGGTGAAGAAGTTGTCATAGTTAATGCTGAAAAGGCTGTAATCACTGGAAACAGAGATGTAATCTTTAAGAAGTACAAGCAAAGGACAGAATTAAGGACATTAACAAACCCCAGGAGAGGACCATTCTATCCCAAGAGGAGCGACGAAATTGTGAGAAGAACAATAAGAGGCATGCTCCCATGGAAGACCGACAGGGGAAGGAAGGCCTTTAAGAGGCTTAAGGTTTATGTGGGAATTCCCAAGGAGTTCCAAGGTAAGGAGCTTGAGACTATTATTGAGGCTCATGTGTCAAGGCTTTCAAGACCAAAGTATGTTACCGTTGGTGAGGTTGCAAAATTCCTGGGAGGAAAGTTCTGA
- a CDS encoding DUF3783 domain-containing protein, whose amino-acid sequence MRILAIGFSDSEVEKLRELVGDVVCIPEYCKDLVVEEIIQRDSLEGRCDWHFQRFIIIHGASSEEIKKIIKTVKTAFNNVIFAVTTPISLTWRLEELLNELIREHQYFMAMKSFKLG is encoded by the coding sequence ATGAGGATACTTGCAATTGGGTTTTCTGACAGTGAGGTTGAAAAACTAAGAGAGCTAGTTGGAGATGTAGTATGTATCCCCGAATATTGCAAAGATTTAGTAGTCGAGGAGATTATTCAAAGGGATTCACTTGAAGGTAGATGCGATTGGCATTTTCAAAGGTTCATAATCATCCATGGTGCTTCATCCGAAGAGATAAAGAAGATAATCAAAACAGTTAAGACAGCTTTTAATAACGTTATATTTGCAGTAACTACCCCTATCTCTCTAACTTGGAGACTTGAGGAGTTATTAAATGAACTTATTCGCGAACACCAATACTTTATGGCAATGAAAAGCTTTAAATTAGGTTAA